A window from Mycobacterium saskatchewanense encodes these proteins:
- the hypF gene encoding carbamoyltransferase HypF yields the protein MTRSPLLLRSDDIRRRFTVTGVVQGVGFRPFVHRVAGELGLAGFVGNDSGAVFLEVQGGRARIDEFAHRLRSQAPPLARIDAVLETDLPLCRERGFRIVASEAIAGATTPVPPDVAVCDACVAELFDPRDRRYRHPFVTCTNCGPRFTIIRGLPYDRPATTMSAFVMCERCAAEYDDPADRRFHAQPIACPDCGPSLWFSSAAGRVRGSDAALTAAQRALAGGAVVAIKGIGGYHLACTVDDDAAVRTLRRRKARGAKPFAVLVRDLDVARRYADVGDTEAVVLSSSARPIVLLRRRPGAPVADGVAPDSPLLGLMLPYSPLHHLLLAPVPHSHERAPDALVLTSANRSDEPICFTNDDVAERLPALCDAVLDHDRPIHVPCDDSVVRVVDGDELPIRRSRGYAPLPVDLGTPGPAVLAVGGELKNTFCLTDGPRAYLSGHIGDIASWETLRAFERAVGQLTEIRGPATRLAADLHPGYHTREWAERRAGGRPLDLIQHHHAHVVALLAEHGRVGEPIVGVSFDGTGYGCDQTIWGGEILTLGPDSHRFVRAAHLLPVPLPGGDAAVRNPWRMALSQLWNAGLGWSPDLAPVAAATRSELRLVRSQLDSGTGCVPCSSMGRLFDAVASLLDVRQRIGYEGQAAIELEALADSAGEGAGPTLPLTVRADGVIDPATMVQTMVSAMHAGTPTATLAAAFHHAVADAVADVASNVAGDVRLVGLTGGVFQNVLLLRACRKRLTAAGFEVLTHHTVPPNDGGLALGQAVISTLLAREGAHP from the coding sequence ATGACCCGGTCCCCCCTGCTGCTGCGGTCCGACGACATCCGGCGGCGCTTCACCGTGACCGGCGTGGTTCAGGGGGTCGGCTTCCGCCCGTTCGTCCACCGAGTCGCCGGCGAGCTCGGGCTGGCCGGGTTCGTCGGCAACGATTCCGGCGCGGTCTTCCTCGAAGTGCAGGGCGGCCGCGCGCGCATCGACGAGTTCGCCCACCGGCTGCGCTCGCAGGCCCCTCCCCTGGCGCGGATCGACGCCGTCCTGGAAACCGACCTGCCTCTGTGCAGAGAGCGCGGCTTCCGCATCGTGGCGAGCGAGGCGATCGCCGGCGCCACGACGCCCGTACCGCCCGACGTCGCCGTGTGCGACGCCTGCGTCGCCGAGCTGTTCGACCCGCGCGACCGGCGCTACCGGCACCCGTTCGTCACCTGCACCAACTGCGGGCCCCGGTTCACGATCATCCGCGGGTTGCCGTACGACCGGCCCGCCACCACCATGTCGGCGTTCGTGATGTGCGAGCGCTGCGCCGCCGAGTACGACGACCCCGCGGACCGCCGGTTCCACGCGCAGCCGATCGCCTGCCCCGACTGCGGGCCGTCGCTGTGGTTCTCGTCGGCGGCCGGGCGCGTGCGCGGCTCGGACGCGGCGCTGACCGCGGCACAGCGCGCCCTCGCGGGGGGCGCGGTGGTCGCCATCAAGGGAATCGGCGGTTACCACCTGGCCTGCACCGTCGACGACGACGCCGCCGTCCGCACACTCCGGAGGCGAAAGGCGCGGGGCGCCAAGCCGTTCGCCGTGCTGGTGCGCGACCTCGACGTCGCGCGCCGGTACGCCGATGTCGGTGACACGGAGGCGGTGGTGCTGTCCAGCTCGGCCCGCCCGATCGTGCTGTTGCGCCGGCGCCCCGGGGCGCCCGTCGCAGACGGTGTGGCACCCGACAGCCCGCTGCTGGGCCTGATGCTGCCGTACTCCCCCCTGCACCATCTGCTGCTGGCGCCCGTGCCACACAGCCACGAACGGGCTCCCGACGCGCTGGTGCTCACCAGCGCCAACCGCTCCGACGAGCCCATCTGTTTTACGAACGACGATGTCGCCGAACGGCTTCCGGCACTGTGCGATGCGGTCCTCGACCACGACCGACCGATCCACGTGCCCTGTGACGATTCGGTGGTGCGCGTGGTGGACGGCGACGAGCTGCCGATCCGCCGATCCCGCGGCTATGCCCCGCTACCCGTCGATCTCGGGACGCCCGGCCCGGCGGTGCTCGCCGTGGGCGGCGAACTGAAGAACACGTTCTGCCTCACCGACGGACCGCGGGCGTACCTGTCCGGCCACATCGGCGACATAGCCAGCTGGGAGACGCTGCGCGCGTTCGAGCGCGCCGTGGGCCAGCTCACCGAAATCCGCGGCCCGGCGACCCGATTGGCCGCCGACCTGCACCCGGGGTACCACACCCGCGAGTGGGCCGAGCGCCGCGCCGGCGGCCGGCCGCTGGACCTGATCCAGCACCATCACGCGCACGTCGTGGCGCTGCTGGCCGAGCACGGACGCGTTGGCGAACCCATCGTCGGCGTCTCCTTCGACGGCACCGGTTACGGGTGCGACCAAACGATCTGGGGCGGCGAGATCCTCACCCTCGGTCCCGACAGCCACCGTTTCGTCCGCGCCGCCCACCTGTTGCCGGTGCCGCTGCCGGGCGGTGACGCCGCGGTGCGCAACCCGTGGCGGATGGCTCTATCCCAGCTGTGGAACGCCGGCCTGGGCTGGTCGCCGGACCTCGCCCCGGTCGCGGCGGCGACTCGAAGCGAATTGCGGCTCGTCCGTTCGCAATTGGACAGCGGGACCGGATGCGTGCCGTGCTCGAGCATGGGCCGGCTGTTCGACGCCGTCGCCTCGCTGCTGGACGTGCGGCAGCGGATCGGCTACGAGGGCCAGGCCGCCATCGAACTCGAGGCGCTGGCCGACTCGGCGGGTGAGGGCGCCGGGCCGACGCTGCCGTTGACGGTGCGCGCCGACGGCGTGATCGATCCCGCCACCATGGTGCAGACGATGGTCTCCGCCATGCACGCCGGGACGCCGACCGCGACGCTCGCGGCGGCGTTCCACCACGCCGTCGCCGACGCCGTCGCCGACGTGGCGAGCAACGTGGCCGGCGACGTCCGGCTGGTGGGCCTGACCGGTGGGGTGTTTCAGAATGTGCTGTTGCTGCGAGCCTGCCGAAAGCGGCTGACGGCGGCCGGTTTCGAGGTGCTGACCCACCACACCGTGCCCCCGAACGACGGCGGTCTGGCGCTGGGTCAGGCCGTGATTTCGACGCTGCTCGCACGGGAGGGGGCGCACCCATGA
- a CDS encoding HypC/HybG/HupF family hydrogenase formation chaperone, with the protein MCLGIPGQVIRMLDGYEGQLALVDVTGEERRINVGMLPEESFAPGDWVIIHMGFAIEKTDRAGAEAAMAGLELMGRGRTDGTADWDGG; encoded by the coding sequence ATGTGCCTGGGCATTCCCGGTCAGGTGATCCGGATGTTGGACGGTTACGAGGGACAGCTCGCACTCGTCGACGTCACGGGTGAAGAACGCCGGATCAACGTCGGCATGTTGCCGGAAGAGTCGTTCGCGCCGGGCGACTGGGTAATCATTCACATGGGCTTCGCCATCGAGAAGACGGACCGCGCCGGCGCGGAGGCGGCGATGGCGGGTCTGGAGCTGATGGGCCGGGGCCGCACCGACGGAACGGCCGACTGGGACGGCGGCTGA